A single window of Culicoides brevitarsis isolate CSIRO-B50_1 chromosome 3, AGI_CSIRO_Cbre_v1, whole genome shotgun sequence DNA harbors:
- the LOC134833508 gene encoding single-stranded DNA-binding protein 3 isoform X2 — MYAKGKGSTVPSDAQAREKLALYVYEYLLHVGAQKAAQTFLSEIRWEKNITLGEPPGFLHSWWCVFWDLYCAAPERRDTCEHSSEAKAFHDYGFVSSGYNINGVAHNAGPAPSPLGQIPPNEGMPGGPMGPGFFANSSMRPSPPTHPSNQPSPHPNQPPSGQMMSGQPFMGGPRYPPGPRPGVRMQQGMGNDFNGPPGQPMMPNNMDPTRQGEAGDFVAWQGPPGMGPMNPRMNPPRGPGMPPMGSYGPGMRGPPPGPGMPPGMGMQGGRPQWQPNTSTPMSYSSSSPGNYGGPPGSGGPPGPGTPIMPSPQDSSNSGGENMYTIMKPVSGGNMGGEFPLGGGPDGSGSMGPMGPNTMGPVLNGDGLDGMKNSPANGGPGTPREDSGSGMGEYNLGGFGGPGENDQTESAAILKIKESMQEEAKRFEKDSDHPDYYMQ; from the exons ATGTATGCAAAAGGCAAAGGTTCCACAGTGCCGTCAGATGCACAAGCACGAGAAAA ATTAGCACTTTATGtgtatgaatatttattacatGTAGGAGCACAAAAGGCAGCACAAACGTTTCTATCGGAAATCAGATGGGAAAAGAATATCACATTAGGCGAACCGCCCGGGTTTCTGCATTCTTGGTGGTG tgttttttgGGATTTATACTGCGCAGCCCCCGAAAGGAGGGATACTTGTGAGCATTCATCTGAGGCCAAAGCTTTTCATGATtat ggaTTTGTGAGTTCGGGTTACAACATAAATGGAGTCGCACACAATGCTGGTCCTGCTCCGAGTCCGCTTGGGCAAATACCTCCAAACGAAGGCATGCCAGGAGGTCCAATGGGTCCCGGATTCTTCGCt aactCGTCAATGAGACCATCACCACCCACACATCCATCTAATCAGCCGTCCCCTCATCCCAATCAACCTCCTTCCGGTCAAATGATGTCGGGTCAG cCATTTATGGGAGGCCCAAGATATCCTCCGGGACCAAGACCTGGAGTACGAATGCAACAAGGAATGGGAAATGACTTCAATGGC cCACCTGGTCAACCGATGATGCCAAATAACATGGATCCGACACGGCAAG GTGAAGCTGGAGATTTTGTAGCGTGGCAAG gTCCTCCGGGAATGGGACCAATGAATCCACGAATGAATCCGCCACGAGGACCCGGAATGCCGCCAATGGGTAGTTACGGGCCTGGCATGCGAGGGCCTCCTCCGGGTCCCGGAATGCCACCCGGCATGGGAATGCAAGGCGGAAGACCGCAATGGCAACCTAATACATCAACACCAATGAgctattcatcatcatcacctgGCAATTATGGG GGACCTCCCGGATCAGGAGGACCTCCAGGCCCTGGAACACCGATAATGCCATCTCCCCAAGACTCATCGAATTCCGGCGGCGAAAACATGTACACGATAATGAAACCCGTATCTGGTGGAAATATGGGAGGG GAATTTCCGTTGGGCGGCGGACCCGATGGAAGTGGCTCAATGGGCCCCATGGGGCCTAATACAATGGGACCTGTACTTAATGGCGATGGTTTAGACGGCATGAAAAATTCACCGGCAAACGGAGGACCGGGCACTCCGCGCGAAGACTCGGGCAGCGGCATGGGCGAATATAATTTGGGCGGCTTTGGAGGACCCGGAGAAAAT GACCAAACAGAGTCAGCCGCTATACTCAAAATAAAGGAAAGTATGCAGGAAGAGGCGAAACGTTTTGAGAAAGACTCAGATCATCCTGATTATTATATGCAATAA
- the LOC134833508 gene encoding single-stranded DNA-binding protein 3 isoform X4 — protein sequence MYAKGKGSTVPSDAQAREKLALYVYEYLLHVGAQKAAQTFLSEIRWEKNITLGEPPGFLHSWWCVFWDLYCAAPERRDTCEHSSEAKAFHDYGFVSSGYNINGVAHNAGPAPSPLGQIPPNEGMPGGPMGPGFFANSSMRPSPPTHPSNQPSPHPNQPPSGQMMSGQPFMGGPRYPPGPRPGVRMQQGMGNDFNGPPGQPMMPNNMDPTRQGEAGDFVAWQGPPGMGPMNPRMNPPRGPGMPPMGSYGPGMRGPPPGPGMPPGMGMQGGRPQWQPNTSTPMSYSSSSPGNYGGPPGSGGPPGPGTPIMPSPQDSSNSGGENMYTIMKPVSGGNMGGVTIKSEFPLGGGPDGSGSMGPMGPNTMGPVLNGDGLDGMKNSPANGGPGTPREDSGSGMGEYNLGGFGGPGENQFNNVPWSNS from the exons ATGTATGCAAAAGGCAAAGGTTCCACAGTGCCGTCAGATGCACAAGCACGAGAAAA ATTAGCACTTTATGtgtatgaatatttattacatGTAGGAGCACAAAAGGCAGCACAAACGTTTCTATCGGAAATCAGATGGGAAAAGAATATCACATTAGGCGAACCGCCCGGGTTTCTGCATTCTTGGTGGTG tgttttttgGGATTTATACTGCGCAGCCCCCGAAAGGAGGGATACTTGTGAGCATTCATCTGAGGCCAAAGCTTTTCATGATtat ggaTTTGTGAGTTCGGGTTACAACATAAATGGAGTCGCACACAATGCTGGTCCTGCTCCGAGTCCGCTTGGGCAAATACCTCCAAACGAAGGCATGCCAGGAGGTCCAATGGGTCCCGGATTCTTCGCt aactCGTCAATGAGACCATCACCACCCACACATCCATCTAATCAGCCGTCCCCTCATCCCAATCAACCTCCTTCCGGTCAAATGATGTCGGGTCAG cCATTTATGGGAGGCCCAAGATATCCTCCGGGACCAAGACCTGGAGTACGAATGCAACAAGGAATGGGAAATGACTTCAATGGC cCACCTGGTCAACCGATGATGCCAAATAACATGGATCCGACACGGCAAG GTGAAGCTGGAGATTTTGTAGCGTGGCAAG gTCCTCCGGGAATGGGACCAATGAATCCACGAATGAATCCGCCACGAGGACCCGGAATGCCGCCAATGGGTAGTTACGGGCCTGGCATGCGAGGGCCTCCTCCGGGTCCCGGAATGCCACCCGGCATGGGAATGCAAGGCGGAAGACCGCAATGGCAACCTAATACATCAACACCAATGAgctattcatcatcatcacctgGCAATTATGGG GGACCTCCCGGATCAGGAGGACCTCCAGGCCCTGGAACACCGATAATGCCATCTCCCCAAGACTCATCGAATTCCGGCGGCGAAAACATGTACACGATAATGAAACCCGTATCTGGTGGAAATATGGGAGGGGTAACTATTAAATCA GAATTTCCGTTGGGCGGCGGACCCGATGGAAGTGGCTCAATGGGCCCCATGGGGCCTAATACAATGGGACCTGTACTTAATGGCGATGGTTTAGACGGCATGAAAAATTCACCGGCAAACGGAGGACCGGGCACTCCGCGCGAAGACTCGGGCAGCGGCATGGGCGAATATAATTTGGGCGGCTTTGGAGGACCCGGAGAAAAT
- the LOC134833508 gene encoding single-stranded DNA-binding protein 3 isoform X3 yields MYAKGKGSTVPSDAQAREKLALYVYEYLLHVGAQKAAQTFLSEIRWEKNITLGEPPGFLHSWWCVFWDLYCAAPERRDTCEHSSEAKAFHDYGFVSSGYNINGVAHNAGPAPSPLGQIPPNEGMPGGPMGPGFFANSSMRPSPPTHPSNQPSPHPNQPPSGQMMSGQPFMGGPRYPPGPRPGVRMQQGMGNDFNGPPGQPMMPNNMDPTRQGPPGMGPMNPRMNPPRGPGMPPMGSYGPGMRGPPPGPGMPPGMGMQGGRPQWQPNTSTPMSYSSSSPGNYGGPPGSGGPPGPGTPIMPSPQDSSNSGGENMYTIMKPVSGGNMGGVTIKSEFPLGGGPDGSGSMGPMGPNTMGPVLNGDGLDGMKNSPANGGPGTPREDSGSGMGEYNLGGFGGPGENDQTESAAILKIKESMQEEAKRFEKDSDHPDYYMQ; encoded by the exons ATGTATGCAAAAGGCAAAGGTTCCACAGTGCCGTCAGATGCACAAGCACGAGAAAA ATTAGCACTTTATGtgtatgaatatttattacatGTAGGAGCACAAAAGGCAGCACAAACGTTTCTATCGGAAATCAGATGGGAAAAGAATATCACATTAGGCGAACCGCCCGGGTTTCTGCATTCTTGGTGGTG tgttttttgGGATTTATACTGCGCAGCCCCCGAAAGGAGGGATACTTGTGAGCATTCATCTGAGGCCAAAGCTTTTCATGATtat ggaTTTGTGAGTTCGGGTTACAACATAAATGGAGTCGCACACAATGCTGGTCCTGCTCCGAGTCCGCTTGGGCAAATACCTCCAAACGAAGGCATGCCAGGAGGTCCAATGGGTCCCGGATTCTTCGCt aactCGTCAATGAGACCATCACCACCCACACATCCATCTAATCAGCCGTCCCCTCATCCCAATCAACCTCCTTCCGGTCAAATGATGTCGGGTCAG cCATTTATGGGAGGCCCAAGATATCCTCCGGGACCAAGACCTGGAGTACGAATGCAACAAGGAATGGGAAATGACTTCAATGGC cCACCTGGTCAACCGATGATGCCAAATAACATGGATCCGACACGGCAAG gTCCTCCGGGAATGGGACCAATGAATCCACGAATGAATCCGCCACGAGGACCCGGAATGCCGCCAATGGGTAGTTACGGGCCTGGCATGCGAGGGCCTCCTCCGGGTCCCGGAATGCCACCCGGCATGGGAATGCAAGGCGGAAGACCGCAATGGCAACCTAATACATCAACACCAATGAgctattcatcatcatcacctgGCAATTATGGG GGACCTCCCGGATCAGGAGGACCTCCAGGCCCTGGAACACCGATAATGCCATCTCCCCAAGACTCATCGAATTCCGGCGGCGAAAACATGTACACGATAATGAAACCCGTATCTGGTGGAAATATGGGAGGGGTAACTATTAAATCA GAATTTCCGTTGGGCGGCGGACCCGATGGAAGTGGCTCAATGGGCCCCATGGGGCCTAATACAATGGGACCTGTACTTAATGGCGATGGTTTAGACGGCATGAAAAATTCACCGGCAAACGGAGGACCGGGCACTCCGCGCGAAGACTCGGGCAGCGGCATGGGCGAATATAATTTGGGCGGCTTTGGAGGACCCGGAGAAAAT GACCAAACAGAGTCAGCCGCTATACTCAAAATAAAGGAAAGTATGCAGGAAGAGGCGAAACGTTTTGAGAAAGACTCAGATCATCCTGATTATTATATGCAATAA
- the LOC134833508 gene encoding single-stranded DNA-binding protein 3 isoform X5, whose translation MYAKGKGSTVPSDAQAREKLALYVYEYLLHVGAQKAAQTFLSEIRWEKNITLGEPPGFLHSWWCVFWDLYCAAPERRDTCEHSSEAKAFHDYGFVSSGYNINGVAHNAGPAPSPLGQIPPNEGMPGGPMGPGFFAPFMGGPRYPPGPRPGVRMQQGMGNDFNGPPGQPMMPNNMDPTRQGEAGDFVAWQGPPGMGPMNPRMNPPRGPGMPPMGSYGPGMRGPPPGPGMPPGMGMQGGRPQWQPNTSTPMSYSSSSPGNYGGPPGSGGPPGPGTPIMPSPQDSSNSGGENMYTIMKPVSGGNMGGVTIKSEFPLGGGPDGSGSMGPMGPNTMGPVLNGDGLDGMKNSPANGGPGTPREDSGSGMGEYNLGGFGGPGENDQTESAAILKIKESMQEEAKRFEKDSDHPDYYMQ comes from the exons ATGTATGCAAAAGGCAAAGGTTCCACAGTGCCGTCAGATGCACAAGCACGAGAAAA ATTAGCACTTTATGtgtatgaatatttattacatGTAGGAGCACAAAAGGCAGCACAAACGTTTCTATCGGAAATCAGATGGGAAAAGAATATCACATTAGGCGAACCGCCCGGGTTTCTGCATTCTTGGTGGTG tgttttttgGGATTTATACTGCGCAGCCCCCGAAAGGAGGGATACTTGTGAGCATTCATCTGAGGCCAAAGCTTTTCATGATtat ggaTTTGTGAGTTCGGGTTACAACATAAATGGAGTCGCACACAATGCTGGTCCTGCTCCGAGTCCGCTTGGGCAAATACCTCCAAACGAAGGCATGCCAGGAGGTCCAATGGGTCCCGGATTCTTCGCt cCATTTATGGGAGGCCCAAGATATCCTCCGGGACCAAGACCTGGAGTACGAATGCAACAAGGAATGGGAAATGACTTCAATGGC cCACCTGGTCAACCGATGATGCCAAATAACATGGATCCGACACGGCAAG GTGAAGCTGGAGATTTTGTAGCGTGGCAAG gTCCTCCGGGAATGGGACCAATGAATCCACGAATGAATCCGCCACGAGGACCCGGAATGCCGCCAATGGGTAGTTACGGGCCTGGCATGCGAGGGCCTCCTCCGGGTCCCGGAATGCCACCCGGCATGGGAATGCAAGGCGGAAGACCGCAATGGCAACCTAATACATCAACACCAATGAgctattcatcatcatcacctgGCAATTATGGG GGACCTCCCGGATCAGGAGGACCTCCAGGCCCTGGAACACCGATAATGCCATCTCCCCAAGACTCATCGAATTCCGGCGGCGAAAACATGTACACGATAATGAAACCCGTATCTGGTGGAAATATGGGAGGGGTAACTATTAAATCA GAATTTCCGTTGGGCGGCGGACCCGATGGAAGTGGCTCAATGGGCCCCATGGGGCCTAATACAATGGGACCTGTACTTAATGGCGATGGTTTAGACGGCATGAAAAATTCACCGGCAAACGGAGGACCGGGCACTCCGCGCGAAGACTCGGGCAGCGGCATGGGCGAATATAATTTGGGCGGCTTTGGAGGACCCGGAGAAAAT GACCAAACAGAGTCAGCCGCTATACTCAAAATAAAGGAAAGTATGCAGGAAGAGGCGAAACGTTTTGAGAAAGACTCAGATCATCCTGATTATTATATGCAATAA
- the LOC134833508 gene encoding single-stranded DNA-binding protein 3 isoform X1 — MYAKGKGSTVPSDAQAREKLALYVYEYLLHVGAQKAAQTFLSEIRWEKNITLGEPPGFLHSWWCVFWDLYCAAPERRDTCEHSSEAKAFHDYGFVSSGYNINGVAHNAGPAPSPLGQIPPNEGMPGGPMGPGFFANSSMRPSPPTHPSNQPSPHPNQPPSGQMMSGQPFMGGPRYPPGPRPGVRMQQGMGNDFNGPPGQPMMPNNMDPTRQGEAGDFVAWQGPPGMGPMNPRMNPPRGPGMPPMGSYGPGMRGPPPGPGMPPGMGMQGGRPQWQPNTSTPMSYSSSSPGNYGGPPGSGGPPGPGTPIMPSPQDSSNSGGENMYTIMKPVSGGNMGGVTIKSEFPLGGGPDGSGSMGPMGPNTMGPVLNGDGLDGMKNSPANGGPGTPREDSGSGMGEYNLGGFGGPGENDQTESAAILKIKESMQEEAKRFEKDSDHPDYYMQ; from the exons ATGTATGCAAAAGGCAAAGGTTCCACAGTGCCGTCAGATGCACAAGCACGAGAAAA ATTAGCACTTTATGtgtatgaatatttattacatGTAGGAGCACAAAAGGCAGCACAAACGTTTCTATCGGAAATCAGATGGGAAAAGAATATCACATTAGGCGAACCGCCCGGGTTTCTGCATTCTTGGTGGTG tgttttttgGGATTTATACTGCGCAGCCCCCGAAAGGAGGGATACTTGTGAGCATTCATCTGAGGCCAAAGCTTTTCATGATtat ggaTTTGTGAGTTCGGGTTACAACATAAATGGAGTCGCACACAATGCTGGTCCTGCTCCGAGTCCGCTTGGGCAAATACCTCCAAACGAAGGCATGCCAGGAGGTCCAATGGGTCCCGGATTCTTCGCt aactCGTCAATGAGACCATCACCACCCACACATCCATCTAATCAGCCGTCCCCTCATCCCAATCAACCTCCTTCCGGTCAAATGATGTCGGGTCAG cCATTTATGGGAGGCCCAAGATATCCTCCGGGACCAAGACCTGGAGTACGAATGCAACAAGGAATGGGAAATGACTTCAATGGC cCACCTGGTCAACCGATGATGCCAAATAACATGGATCCGACACGGCAAG GTGAAGCTGGAGATTTTGTAGCGTGGCAAG gTCCTCCGGGAATGGGACCAATGAATCCACGAATGAATCCGCCACGAGGACCCGGAATGCCGCCAATGGGTAGTTACGGGCCTGGCATGCGAGGGCCTCCTCCGGGTCCCGGAATGCCACCCGGCATGGGAATGCAAGGCGGAAGACCGCAATGGCAACCTAATACATCAACACCAATGAgctattcatcatcatcacctgGCAATTATGGG GGACCTCCCGGATCAGGAGGACCTCCAGGCCCTGGAACACCGATAATGCCATCTCCCCAAGACTCATCGAATTCCGGCGGCGAAAACATGTACACGATAATGAAACCCGTATCTGGTGGAAATATGGGAGGGGTAACTATTAAATCA GAATTTCCGTTGGGCGGCGGACCCGATGGAAGTGGCTCAATGGGCCCCATGGGGCCTAATACAATGGGACCTGTACTTAATGGCGATGGTTTAGACGGCATGAAAAATTCACCGGCAAACGGAGGACCGGGCACTCCGCGCGAAGACTCGGGCAGCGGCATGGGCGAATATAATTTGGGCGGCTTTGGAGGACCCGGAGAAAAT GACCAAACAGAGTCAGCCGCTATACTCAAAATAAAGGAAAGTATGCAGGAAGAGGCGAAACGTTTTGAGAAAGACTCAGATCATCCTGATTATTATATGCAATAA